Part of the Woronichinia naegeliana WA131 genome, TTTATATATCCTAGTTGTTTTTTTGTTCCTTTTCTTCTTTCTTTTTTTGACACACGACGTTTTTTTGCTATGGCTAAGTACTCTTTTCTTGCCACTTCCCTATAAGTCCTCGGCTTTTCTTTCCTTTTCTCTTTTATTTCTTCATACAGCTTATCTATTATTTTTTCTGTTTTTTCTCTGGCATCATTCAATATTCCTATATCCGTTGGATATTTTATATCTGCTGGTGTACAAGTCGCATCTAACAATAACTTTCCTTCATTTTCTTTTTTTTCTGACGCTACACCCGTCGCTTTTTTTTCTATTTCTTTATTAATTTTATTTATTAATTCCATTCCTATTTTTTTACGAAAATGAACCATCATTGACGCATTAAATGCTTCTTTGCTACTATAGCTTTCCATTCCTATAAAGTACTGTAAATAAGGGTTCTCTTTTATTTGTTCTACTGTTTCTCTGTCACTTTTTCCTGAAATTTCTTTGATAATTAATGCTCCTAATGCCATTCTAAATGATTTGGCTGGGGCTCCTTTTTTTTCTGTGAAGTTTTTTGCATATTCTTCCTCATATTCTTCCCAAAGAATCATTTTTGACATTTCTATCCAACGATTTTCTTCGTCTAACTGCCCGCCGAACAGATTTTTCAAGTTTTCTGGTGTTTCAATTGAGTACTGTTGCTTTCGGTACATCTGCTTTCTCTCTTCTTAATGCAATGGTTTTGAGGCATTCTACCCTATTTTCGTGCATTCTAGCGGTTCTTAATTCGCCTACTATTTTTCTCCGTAAAGGTTTCAGCTTTTTTCAGCAAGCCCTACATAACAATCGTGATAAAAATTTAATTCATCTCTAGCAAGATCTTTAAAACCCCTCTTTTCTGAGCGTGGGCAAAGGCCGTTAACCCATCTTCTAAAGGATATTTCGCTTGAACGAGATCTAATACTTTAATTTTTCCTTCGGCTAATAATTGCAAGGCGGGAGCAAAAGGGCCACAGCGAGAACCGATCAACGTAATTTCATCCACCACGATCGCCGAAATATCTAGACTCAGAGGATTAGCATAGGTACTTTTTAAAATCAACGTTCCCCTCGGACGCAACCCTTGACGGGCGATCGCAAAGCCTTCAGGATTGCCAGTACATTCCACCGCTAGATCAAAACTTCTAGGAATCAAACTCTCTGCCAAACCCGTTTGAATCCCTAAATGGCGTAAATGCTCTAATTTTTCCAGATGACGACCGATCACCCAGAGATCACAGCCCGTTAACGCTAAAGTTTGAGCCACTAACTGGCCCAATTTGCCATCTCCAACCACCAAAACCCGATCATTGGGGCTAATTTTTACCTGTTCTTGAATCTCTAAAGCCGCCGCCACCGGTTCTGTAAAAGTCGCTGCATCCGTCGTCAGGGCATCTGGGACAGAATGAAGATTTTGGACTGGTAGGGTTAAATAGTCAGCAAAGGCTCCATTCCGATTGACAATGCCCAATACCGTCCGATTTTCACAATGGGTAGATTGTCCTGACAGGCAAAAACTACAATGACCGCAGGTTGCATTAATCTCTCCGACGACCCTCTGCCCGATTAAATGGGCTGGCCCCTGCTCTACCATGCCAACAAATTCGTGACCCAATACCCCCCGATAGGGATAATAACCGCGCAATAATTCTAGATCGGTGTTACAAATACCGGCCTGTAGAACCTTTACCAAGGCTTCATCTGAGGCTAGGACGGGAGTAGGAAGATCGGTTCGCAATGAGAGATGTTGGTCTTCGAGCCAGAGTCCTTTCACGGCAATAATTTGAGTAAATTTTAAGTTAGGTTAAAATTTGAGCTAGGGCGTAAACTGCATTTCCCCTACAGAGATATCTTTTCGGAGTGGTGTAGGGGCGTATTAAGTACGCCCTCTGATTGCTTAAACAGCAGCGAAGTAAGCTTTTGATTTGACCGGATCAGGGTTCATCGTTTTATCCCCTTCTTGCCAACCAGCCGGGCAGACTTCATCGGGATGGGATTGAACGTATTGAAGGGCTTTGAGTGTCCGTAGGGTTTCATCGACACTGCGACCAAAGGAGAGGTTGTTAATGGTGGAATGTTGGATCACACCATCTTTGTCGATGATAAATAGACCCCGCAGAGCAATACCTTCTTCTGGATCGAGAACGTTATAGGCAGCACTGATTTCTTTTTTGATATCGGCAACGAGGGGATAGGCAATGTCGCCTAAACCACCCTGTTTGCGATCGGTTTGTACCCAAGCTAGGTGAGAAAAGACGCTATCAACGGAAGTTCCTAGAACTTCTGTGTTGAGTTTGCTGAATTCTTCGTAGCGATCGCTGAAGGCAATAATTTCGGTGGGGCAAACAAAGGTAAAGTCGAGGGGATAAAAGAAGAGAACAACATATTTACCCCGATAATCAGAGAGTTTGATGGTCTTGAACTCCTGATCCACCACAGCCGTTGCCGTAAAATCAGGGGCTGCTTGACCGACACGTAAACATTCTGTCATGTTGTAATTCTCCTTAGAGTTGGAATGATTTTCGAGGGATGATTAATCATTACGATTTGTTAAAACTATATCATAGTCATAACGATTTTGACCTACCCTCTGCCTATCCTCACCATGAAATCTTCCAATAGTCCCCCTGGTCGTCAATCCCTCTTTTTGCCGACTAACCGTATGAGAAAAACCATCCGTCCGGTCATTCGTAATCCCAAACCGAAACAAAAGCACTTATTTGAGAGTGATCTCTACCATTGGTTATTGGTAATTTCCTGGAAACGCTTTCTAGGGATGATTTTTCTCTTTTACTTTGGCTTGAATCTCTTATTTACACCGTTATATTTATTGGCTGGAGATGGTATTGGTAATGCCAGACCTGGATCCTTTAAAGATGC contains:
- a CDS encoding alcohol dehydrogenase catalytic domain-containing protein, with product MRTDLPTPVLASDEALVKVLQAGICNTDLELLRGYYPYRGVLGHEFVGMVEQGPAHLIGQRVVGEINATCGHCSFCLSGQSTHCENRTVLGIVNRNGAFADYLTLPVQNLHSVPDALTTDAATFTEPVAAALEIQEQVKISPNDRVLVVGDGKLGQLVAQTLALTGCDLWVIGRHLEKLEHLRHLGIQTGLAESLIPRSFDLAVECTGNPEGFAIARQGLRPRGTLILKSTYANPLSLDISAIVVDEITLIGSRCGPFAPALQLLAEGKIKVLDLVQAKYPLEDGLTAFAHAQKRGVLKILLEMN
- a CDS encoding peroxiredoxin, encoding MTECLRVGQAAPDFTATAVVDQEFKTIKLSDYRGKYVVLFFYPLDFTFVCPTEIIAFSDRYEEFSKLNTEVLGTSVDSVFSHLAWVQTDRKQGGLGDIAYPLVADIKKEISAAYNVLDPEEGIALRGLFIIDKDGVIQHSTINNLSFGRSVDETLRTLKALQYVQSHPDEVCPAGWQEGDKTMNPDPVKSKAYFAAV